AGGGGAAACTAAATAAGTTTCCCCTTTGTATTTTATTCCGCCTGATTATCTTCAATTGGCTGGGTATTATCGGGTTTTAAGTGCCACCAAATTGAACCAATGAGCTCATACCATGCCCGTTCACTGTGGCTAAAATAGAACGCAGAAGGAATGTAACGCTCCCAAGGGTTCAGGTCGCTGGTGATCACCAATTGATTAGCTGGGGCTGGATAAGGCTGCATTCCACGACTCGTAAACATTTTCAATGCGCGGGGTAAATGGTTTGCTGAGGTCACTAACAAGAACGGCTGCTTGCCAATAATTTTTTCCACTTCATAGGCTTCTTCTTGCGTATCTTTCGGTTCGGTTAGCGGGATTGTATCTGTCGCTGGAACCCCTAAAGATTGAGCGACCATGGATGCAACTTCGGCGCTACTTATTGGGCTACTGGCTTTACCGCCAGTAAATATCAATTTGCTACCCGGATGTTGCAGATAAAGGCGTACCCCTTCAGTGACTCGGGGCAAGCTGTTACTGAGCAAATTCGAGCTCGGACTCCAATCTGGGTTATAGGTAAATCCGCCGCCCAAAACCACAATATACTTTATCTCTTTAGGCGGATTCGTGGTGATGAGCTCATAACGTTTATCATATTGGCCTTCAACGGGCGCTAGTAAGCTATCAGAAATAGGTTGTAGCCCTAATAGCGCGATGATAACAAGGCTTAATGTCACTAAGGATTTTCCACTTTTTTGCCAGCGGGTAAACCATAATAAAATCAGCCCAATTCCCCCAATAATCAATAATAAGGGCAGCGGCATTAACAGTGAGCCAAGGTATTTTTTTAGCAGAAATAACATAGAAAGCCTGTCGTGAAGATAATGTAAGCGAATAGGGTCAAATGTAGCTGCATCAGCAATAAAATGCCATGTAAAATAAATCGGATACAAAATAAAGTACTATGCAAAAACAGCTAGATTATCTGTTATAATTCTTGGTTTTGATATGCTGTAAATAACTCATGATAGGTAACTGGAACGCAGATGGCAGACCGCAACTTTGATGATATTGTCGATAAATTTGCAAAAAATATTTATGGAACGACAAAAGGAAAAATTCGCGAAGCGGTAGTTTGGCAAGATCTTACCCAGTTACTGGAAACGCATTTTCAAGGCCAAACATTACGTATATTAGATGCGGGCGGTGGAGAAGGGCATTTTTCTCGTCAATTAGCCGCGATGGGTCATCAGGTTATTCTTTGCGATTTATCCGAAGAAATGTTAGAACGGGCATCGGTGCTTGCTGATGAACAAGGAATTAGCGAGAATATCAGCTTTGTTCACTGCGCCGTTCAAAATGTTGCTCAACACCTTGATGAGCCAGTTGATTTTGTCTTGTTTCATGCGGTACTTGAATGGATTAGCGACCAAAAATATGCATTAGAGCAACTGGCAGAGATCATCAGACCGGAAGGCATATTTTCTGTCATGTTCTATAATGCAAATGGCTTGGTGATGCGTAATGCAATTTTAGGTAATTTTCATCTCGCAACTCCTCACATCCAGCGTCGTCGCAAACGTTCATTATCGCCACAGAACCCGCTTTTCCCTCAACAGGTTGATGAGTGGCTTATTGGTTGTGGTATGGATATTTTAGGCAAAAGTGGCGTTAGAGTGTTCCATGATTATTTGCAAAGTAGACAATTACAACAAAAAGACTTTCCAGCGTTATTGGCGCTTGAACAACAATATTGTCGTGAAGAACCCTATATCAGTATGGGGCGATATATTCATGTCATGGCACGCAAACAAACCCAAAAGGACGATTTATGAGTGATTTTTCCCAGACCGTCCCTGAACTCGTGTCTTGGGCACGAAAAAATGATTTTGCGATTTCCCTACCCGCAGAGCGCTTAGCATTTTTGCTGGCGGTGGCAGTGCTGAACAGTGAGCGGGTTAACGGTGAAATGAGTGAAGGGGAGCTGGTGGATGCGTTTCGAGAAGTGTGCAAAGGCTTCGAACAAACCACCGAATCACTGGCAGTTAGAGCGAACAACGCCATCAACGACATGGTTCGCCAAAAAATATTTAACCGCTTTGCCAGCGACATTGTCGAAGGAAATGCGATTTATCGCCTAACACCACTCGGTATTGGCATTAGTGATTACTATATTCGTCAACGCGAATTTTCGACATTACGATTGTCGATGCAGTTATCGATTGTGGCGGGAGAGCTACAACGTGCAGCGGAATCAGCCGAAGAAGGTGGTGATGAGTTTTATTGGCATCGCCATGTTTTTGCACCATTAAAATATTCAGTCGCTGAAATTTTTGACAGTATTGACCTGTCACAGCGAATTATGGATGAGCAACAAAACAGCGTTAAAGATGATATTGCTGCACTCTTAAACCAAGACTGGCAGGCAGCGATTGCCAACTGTGAGCAGCTACTTTCTGAAACGTCAGGCACATTAAGAGAATTGCAAGATACGTTAGAAGCGGCTGGCGATAAGCTACAGGCAAACTTACTGCGTATCCAAGAAGCGAATATGAACGCGCCGCAGTTCTCGGAAATGGTTGACCGACTGATTTTTGATTTACAAAACAAGCTAGACCGTATTGTGAGCTGGGGGCAGCAGTCCATTGATTTATGGATTGGTTATGACCGACATGTTCACAAATTTATCCGTACAGCGATTGATATGGATAAAAACCGTATATTTTCTCAACGTTTACGTCAATCTGTACAGCAGTACCTCGATAGCCCTTGGGCACTCACCTATGCCAATGCGGATAGGCTTTTTGATATGCGTGATGAGGAGCTGGCACTTCATGATCAAGAAGTTATGGGGGAACTCCCACCTGACTTGGAATTTGAAGAGTTCAGTGAACTTAATGACCAATTAGCGGCGTTAATCGAAGCGCAACTTGCTTTCTATAAAACGGATAACAAACCGCTGGATGTCGGTCACGTATTACAGAGTTATCTGACGCAATACCCGCAGAAACGCCATTTTGACGTCGCGCGTATTATTATCGATCAGGCTGTAAAACTAGGTATCGCAGAGGCTGATCTGGCGGGATTACCGGCAGAATGGCGCGCTATTAATGATCACGGAGCCAAGGTACAGGCACATGTCATCGACAAATATTGAACAATTTATGCCAGTTAAACTGGCTCAAGCACTAGCTAACCCTATTTTTCCTGAGCTCGACAGCCAACTGCGTGCAGGTCGCCATATTAGTATTGATGACCTTGATAATCATGCATTTTTAATGGATTTTCAGGAATCGTTAGAGCAATTTTATGCTCGCTATAATGTTGAACTGATCCGGGCTCCAGAAGGCTTCTTCTATTTACGTCCCCGTTCTAGCACCTTAATTCCTCGTTCTGTTTTGTCTGAATTGGACATGATGGTGGGTAAAATTCTGTGTTACCTCTATTTGAGTCCTGAGCGTCTAACTAACCAAGGGGTCTTTACCTCTCAAGAGCTGTTTGAAGAATTATTGTCGCTGGCCGATGAAAGCAAATTACTGAAATTTGTTAACCAACGCTCCACAGGCTCAGACCTTGATAAGCAAAAATTACAGGAAAAACTGAGAACCTCCTTAAACCGTTTACGTCGTTTAGGTATGGTCTATTTCCTGCAAAATGACTCCAGCAAATTTATTATTAATGAATCTGTATTCCGCTTTGGTGCGGATGTGCGTAGTGGCGATAATCCACAAGAAGCACAATTACGCATGATCCGTGATGGTGAAGCGGTCTCTCTTGAAGGGGAATTATCGCTAAGAGACAGCGATGAAGACGAAGCGGATGAGAGTCAAGATCTGGCTGACAGTGAAGAGGATGAACAAGAATGATTGAACGCGGAAAATTTCGCTCACTGACGCTGGTGAACTGGAACGGCTTTTTTGCTCGTACTTTTGACCTTGATGAATTAGTCACCACCCTGTCAGGGGGAAATGGTGCGGGTAAATCCACCACCATGGCAGCCTTTATTACCGCCATGATCCCTGACTTAACGTTACTGCATTTCCGTAATACCACAGAAGCAGGAGCTACTTCAGGTTCCCGTGATAAAGGCCTACACGGAAAACTGCGTCCAGGAGTCTGTTATGCGGTGCTGGATGTTTTAAACTCTAAACATCAACGGGTTATGGTCGGTGTTCGCTTACAGCAAGTAGCGGGACGCGATAAAAAAGTTGATATCAAACCGTTTATGATCCAAGGCGTGCCATTAGCCACAGTGCCTACGGAAGTGTTAACGGAAGTGTTTGAAGAGCGCCAAGCTAAAGTTATTCCATTGAATGACCTGAAAGAGCGCGTAGAAAAACAAGAAGGCATTCAATTTAAGCAATTTAACTCGATCACAGACTACCACTCAGTATTATTCGAATTGGGTGTACTGCCAAAACGTCTGCGTTCAGCGGGGGATCGTAGTAAATATTACCGTTTGATTGAAGCCTCCTTATATGGCGGTATTTCCAGTGCAATCACTCGCTCACTGCGTGATTATTTATTACCGGAAAACAGCGGCGTACGTAAAGCATTCCAAGATATGGAATCGGCATTACGTGAAAACCGTTTAACGCTGGAAGCCATCCGCGTTACACAATCTGACCGTGATTTATTCAAACATTTGATCAGCGAAGCCACAGACTATGTATCTGCGGACTATATGCGTCACTCGAATGAACGTCGAATTCACTTAGATGCAGCATTAGCCGCTCGTAACGAACTGTATAGCAACCGCAAACAACTGCGCGTTGAACAAATTCGTAGTGTGGAAATGGCGCGTGAATTAAATGAACAAAATGAAGCGTCGACGGAAATCGAAGCCGACTACCAAGCGGCAAGTGACCACTTAAATCTGGTGCAAGCTGCGTTACGCCATCAAGAAAAAATTGACCGCTACCAAGCCGATATTGAAGAGCTGACTTATCGCCTTGAAGAACAAAGCGAAGTTGTCGCTGAAGCCACAGAGAAACACGAAGAGCTTGATTCTCGTGCACAAGCCGCTGAAATTGAAGTGGATGAGCTGAAAAACCAGCTTGCAGATTACCAGCAAGCGCTTGATGTACAGCAAACTCGTGCGATTCAATATCAGCAAGCACTTCATGCCTTAAACCGTGCTCGTGAACTCTGCCAGCTGCCTGATCTTACCATTGAGAACGTGGATGAATGGCTGGAAACCTTTGAAGCCAAAGAGCAGCAAGCTACAGAAGCCTTGCTTACCTTAGAGCAAAAAATGAGCGTGGCGGATGCGGCTCATAGCCAGTTTGAGCAGGCGTATCAGCTGGTGAAAATCATGTTAGGTGATGTGAGCCGTGGGGATGCGTATACACAAGCGCGTTCATTACTGCGTGACTGGTCATCGCAACAACATTTAGCAGAGCGTGTTCAGCCGCTGCGTATGCAATTATCTGAACTGCAACAGCGTTTAGATAGCCAGCGTAGTGCCGAAAAATTACTGAGCGAATTCTGTAAACGTTATGGCCAAAGTGTCGAGCCGGATGAGCTTGATGCCTTGATGACAGAGTTAGAAATTCTGCAAGAAGAGTTAAGTACAGGCGTTAGTGAAAGCGGCGAAAAACGCATGCAAATGCGCCAAGAACTGGAGCAGATCCGCCAGCGTATCAGCCAGCTTTCCGCTAAAGCGCCTGCGTGGATTATGGCGCAAGAAGCACTGACTCAACTCAATGAACAATCGGGTGAAACTTTCGAAAATAGCACTGAAGTGACTGAATTTATGCAGCAACTTCTTGAGCAAGAAAGGGAAATTACGGTTGAACGTGATGAAGTTGCAGCGCAGCGTCGTGATCTCGATAAGCAAATCGAACGTTTAAGCCAGCCAAGTGGTGCCGAAGATGGGCGTATGCTGGCACTGGCAGAGCGCTTTAATGGCGTGCTGTTATCTGAAATCTACGACGATATTACCATCGAAGATGCGGCTTACTTCTCCGCACTTTATGGACCGGCTCGTCATGGTATCGTGGTACAAGATTTGGCCGTGGTTCGTGAACAGCTAGAAAATTTACAAGATTGCCCTGATGATGTGTATTTTATCGAGGGGGATCCATCTTCATTTGATGACAGCGTTTTTGATGCTCAAGAGTTTGAAAATGCAGTATTAGTCCGTTCATCAGAGCGTCAGTGGCGTTATTCTCGCTATCCAGAATTACCGTTATTTGGTCGAGCTGCCCGTGAGAGTCATTTAGAGTCACTGAGTGCCGAGCGTGATGAATTAGCGGAGCGTTATGCGACCTTGTCGTTTGATGTGCAAAAAATTCAGCGTGCTCACCAAGCATTTAGCCGTTTTATCGGTCAGCATATTTCAGTTGCGTTTGAAGCGGATCCTGAAGCTGAAATTCGTACATTAAATCAAAAACGTACTGAATTAGAGCGTGGATTGAACCAATTTGAAGAGCAAACCCAGCAACAACGCCAACAGTTTGCTCAAGGCAAAGAAAACTTACTGGCATTAAACCGTCTATTACCTCAAGTGAATTTGTTGATGGATGAAACGCTGGTGGATCGCGTTGAAGAGATCCGCGAAGAGCTTTCAGAAGCTGAAGAAGCGGCACATTTCATCAATAAACATGGTAATAATCTGGCGAAATTAGAGCCGATTGTGACGGTGTTACTCAGCGATCCTGAGCAACATGATCAACTGCGTAAAGATTATGAATTGGCGAAACATACCCAGCAAAATGCGAAGCAACAAGCATTTTCCTTGGTGGAAGTGGCACAGCGTCGCGCGCACTTTAGTTACAGTGATTCGACGGGAATGGTCAATGAAAATGCGGACTTGAATGAAAAACTGCGCAAGCGTTTAGAACATGCAGAAGCAGATAGAACTCGTGCCCGTGAGCTATTACGTCAGCAACAAGCGCAAAGCACTCAATATCATCAAGTTCTGGCATCGCTGCGCAGTTCATTCGACACCAAACAAGAAATGTTGAAAGAACTTGAAGCAGAAATGCAAGAAATGGGCGTGAAAGCGGATCCAGATGCGCAAGAGCGAGCCAGCATTCGCCGTGATGAATTACATCAATCTGTTATGGCAAACCGTAGCCGCATCAACCAGTTAGAAAAACAACTGACGTTATGTGAAGCGGAAATGGATAACCTGCAAAAACGCCTGCGTAAGCTGGAAAAAGATTATTACCAAATCCGTGAGCAAGTCGTGATGGCGAAAGCGGGCTGGTGTGCGGTGATGCGCTTGGTGAAAGATAATGGCGTTGAGCGTCGTCTGCATCGCCGCGAATTGGCTTATACCGAGGGTGATAGTTTACGTTCGATGTCGGATAAGGCGTTAGGGGCACTGCGTTTAGCGGTGGCGGATAACGAACATCTGCGCGATGTGCTGCGCATGTCCGAAGATCCTAAGCATCCTGAACGTAAAATTCAGTTCTTTATTGCTGTTTACCAACATCTACGTGAGCGTATTCGCCAAGATATTATTCGTACCGATGACCCAATCGATGCGATTGAGCAGATGGAAATTGAGTTAGCGCGTCTGACCGAAGAATTGACTGCCCGTGAGCAAAAACTGGCAATTAGCTCGAAAAGCGTGGCGAATATCATCCGTAAAACTATCCAGCGTGAGCAAAACCGTATTCGTATGCTGAACCAAGGCTTACAGGCGGTGGCATTTGGTCAGGTTAAAGGGGTTAGACTGAATGTGAATATTCGCGAAAGCCACGCCTTACTGTTGAGCGTGCTATCAGAAGAGAGCGAATTGCACCAAGACTTGTTTACTAGCCAACGTTTAACCTTCTCTGAAGCGATGGCGAAACTGTATCAACGCTTGAACCCGCAGATGGATATGGGGCAGCGTTTGCCGCAAACTATTGGTGAAGAACTGTTAGATTACCGTAACTACTTAGAGTTAGATGTTGAGGTTAACCGTGGTTCTGATGGTTGGTTAAAAGCGGAAAGCGGTGCGTTATCAACCGGTGAAGCGATCGGTACGGGGATGTCTATCTTAGTGATGGTCGTTCAGAGTTGGGAAGAAGAAGCCCGCAGACTGCGTGCGAAAGATATCATTCCATGTCGTTTACTGTTCTTGGATGAAGCGGCGCGTTTGGATGCCAAATCTATCGCGACTCTGTTCGAATTATGTGACCGACTGGAAATGCAGCTAATCATTGCAGCGCCGGAAAACATTAGCCCAGAGAAAGGAACGACATATAAACTGGTGCGTAAAGTGACCGGTAATACAGAACATGTTCACGTCGTTGGGTTGAAAGGTTTTGGTCAGGATAATCCTGCTCCGCAAGCATTACCTCAATAATTGATTTTTGTTTTTAGATAATAAAACCGACATAGGAAACTGTGTCGGTTTTTTTATTATCTTTATATTTTTATTATCTTCATTCCCTTTAAATCATTAATAGATGACCGCAATGAGATTTGAATCTCATTTTTATGTAATGAAAACTTTTATCATTGCAGTCCGTGAGGAGTTAATCACGAAATAAAACTATTATAAGGATCGAACATGAAGAAAATCACACTAACGTTAAGTGCAATTGCATTAGCGCTGAGCTTTACGGCAACATCTCAAGCCAAAATTCCAATGCCAGAAACAGTCAGTGCTGGGGTAACAGTTGCGGAATTAGCGGCACAACAACCGGTTCACTGGGTCTCTGTTGAGCAAATTAAACAGAGTTTAGAAGGCAAAGCGCCAATGGCGGTGGGTTTTGATATTGATGACACCGTTTTATTCTCAAGCCCAGGTTTTTACCGTGGAAAACTTGAATTCTCTCCAAATGATTTTAGCTATCTAAAAAACCCTCAATTCTGGGAAAAAATGAATAATGAGTGGGATAAATTCAGTATGCCAAAACAAGTGGGCATCGATTTAGTTAAAATGCACTTAGAACGTGGTGATAAAGTTTACTTTATTACAGGTCGTACACAGACTAAAACTGAAACTGTGACTCAATATGTGCAAGAAGGTATGAGAATTCCTGCAGATAAAATGAATCCAGTCATTTTTGCTGGTGATGAACCAGGTAAAAATAATAAAGTAAGCTGGATGCGTGACCATAAATTAACTATCTATTATGGTGATGCTGATGCGGATATTGCTGCGGCTCATGAGTTAGATATTCGCGGGATTCGTATTCTCCGAGCTTCAAACTCCTCTTACCAACCGTTGCCAAAAGCAGGTCGCTTTGGCGAGGAAGTTGTTATCAATTCCGAGTATTAATATTCGATAAAAAGTTAGTTAAAGGTGATTATTCGCCTTTAACTAACAAAATAGTGTTTATTTATTGATGACGTATTCCTGCGATTTAATATAACTTATATTAAATTAACTCTATTGAAAGAATCAAAGACGTCAATATTTGATATGTTATATCGTTTAGTTTTGGTGGAAAACGCAAACAATTCTATTTCTCATGCTGTTTTATAAATAGCGCTTATTTCGGAACACCTCCCTCAATAACTTTTTTCATCAATAAAGACAAAATTAGTCAATTCCTATAACATTCTTCTCAGAGTTAAATATAATCAAATAGTGTCACTATAATAAAAAATAATGTTATCCATGTAGTAACTTTAAGGTGGATGTATGGCAAAGAGAAGAGTGAAAGCTCTGCAGATCTCAGTATTATGTGGGCTGATGGCGATGCAGTTCCCTGCATTTTCCGCAGCAGAAAATACGCAGCAAAGCAGTATGGAAATTCAACAACCTCAATCAGTTGTCTCTGAAGAGGTGAGTAAAGTCACGGCAAAAGAGAGCTTGGAAAAGCTTAATGCATCTTTGCCAGCAGAAACAAAATTGGTGTTTGCGGACCAGTTGGCAAAAATTTATGCTGACAGGCAAATGCAATTGTTATGGCAAGATGAAACTGCAATTAGCCAGTTTCAACAGCAATTAGCTGAGCTTGCCTTAGCAGGTTTCCAACCTCAATTTAGCGAATGGTTAGTTTCATTGGAAAATAGCCAGCTGAGCGAAATGGGGCGAGATGCTATTTTATCCGACGCTATGTTGGGTTATTTACAATATCTGTCTTCCGTTGAGTCAACGGGACAATATTGGCTATACACCAGCCGTCCTTATAAAATTATTGCACCGACTGCGGTACAAATGAAACCGTGGTTAGAGGCTGAATCTGAACATCGTTTGGGTGAGTGGGTGAAGGCTCAAGCACCGAAACACACGATGTATCAACCGATGCGCAAAGAAATGCTAAAACAGCTCGCGTTGCCGGAAGATACACTAGAAATTACGGGTACAAAAGCGTTAAAACCGGGTCAAGCCAGCGATGATGTCATTACACTCCGTGAGATTTTAGTGCGAGATGGATTGTTGGAAGGCGCTGCGGTAGGTGAAGTCGTTGATGCATCCGCGCCGCCTGAAGAGATCAATAAAGTCACCGCCAATGCCCGTGTGTATAGCGATGACTTAGTGGACGCAGTGAAAAAATTTCAGCTTCAATATGGTCTAGAAGCCGATGGTGTGATTGGTAAAGGCACGCGCGTTTGGCTCAATATGCAGCCAAAACAAAAAGCGGGGCTGATGGCACTGAATATTCAGCGTTTACGGATTGTGCCTGAAAGTAGTGGTACAGGAATTTTGGTGAATATCCCTGCGTACACATTGGATTTTTATCTGAATAACGACATCATTTTGGATTCGAAAGTGATTGTGGGTCGAGCGGATCGTAAAACGCCAATTATGAGCAGCGCACTGAATAATGTGGTGATTAACCCACCTTGGAGTGTACCAACAAGTTTGGCACGCAAGGATATCGCACCGAAAGGTAAAATGGATCCAAGCTACTTTAGCCGTAAAGGCTATACGGTTTATTCAGGATGGGGGCAAGATGCTTATGAGATTGACCCTTATTCAATCGACTGGGAAAATATTACACCAGCGAATTTCCCTTATCGCATTCGCCAAGCACCAGGCTCAAGTAACTCTTTAGGGCGTTACAAATTTAATATGCCGAGTTCAGATGCGATTTATCTCCATGACACACCAAATCATAGCTTGTTTAATAAAAATGCGCGGGCAATCAGTTCAGGTTGTGTTCGGGTGAATAAAGCCAGTGAACTAGCAACGATTTTGCTCGGTGATGCAGGTTGGGCTCAGACTCGTATTGATGGGGCATTAAAAGAAGGCTCAACGCGTTATGTGAATATTCCAGACCGTATTCCTGTGTATCTTTACTATCAAACAGCCTGGGTTGATAAAGATCAGCAGCCGCAGTACCGGGCGGATATATATCAATATGATGGTAGTATTGATAACGCGGAAAAATATCTTCCAGCAATCAAAGCGATTTTAAAATAGTGACTATTACTCGAGGAGCTTAGGCTCCTCGATGCTATTTTCTGCATTAATTCCTAAATCTTCCTAACAATTCCGTTTTAATATATTTATATATTGAATGCATTGTGTTTACATATCATCCGCAGTAAGGAATTAAAGTCGTCTTAATCGGCATGTTATAAGTGATTTCACTCACCCTTTTGCATAAAAGTGATGGATTTTCCTTAATTTACGCAATTCTTTACATAATTATACATTAAAGCTAAATATCCTTTGCTAGACTGATGAAGTTGAAATGTATATTTGATGAATAATTAACACCTGAGTTATCACCTATGGATATGATTGATAAAAACCGCAGAAAGTGGTTGGGAATTGGTGCTGCCGCAATCGGTCTGGGACTATTACCTAATCATGTATTCGCTGCAATGAGTACGCCACGCCCAAGAATTTTACGTTTTCAGAATTTAAATACGGGTGAATTTTTGAAGACCGAGTTTTTCGATGGTCGCCGTTATAATAAATCTGAATTAGCTCGATTAAATCACCTTTTCCGTGATTATCGCTGCGATAAAGTGAAAACGATTGATCCTAAATTATTTGACCAAATTTATTTGCTGCAAATGATGATGGGTACAAATAAACCTGTTCAGCTGATTTCGGGTTACCGTTCATTAGAAACGAATAATGAATTACGTCGTAAAAGCTCCGGTGTAGCGAAACAAAGCTATCATACCCGCGGGCAAGCGATGGATTTTCATATTGAAGGCTTGCAGCTAAGCAACGTTCGTAAAGCGGCATTAAAAATGAGTGCTGGCGGTGTGGGTTATTATCCGAAAAGCAATTTCATTCATATCGATACAGGTCCAGTGAGAACATGGTAATCTGTGCATAGGTGACACAGATTATGGAGTGATTGTTCGATGAAATATACTATTATCCCAGTAACGCCGTTTATGCAAAACTGTCAGGTTATCTGGGATGAAACCTCGATGAATGCAGTTATTGTTGATCCTGGTGGTGAGGCTGAAAAGCTGATTTCTGCCATTGAAAGCCGTGGATTAACATTAACGAAAATCTTACTTACCCACGGTCATTCTGACCATATTGGTGCCTCAGCCCCCCTTGCAAAACATTTCGGTGTACCGATTTATGGTCCACAGAAAGAAGATGCTTTCTGGATTGAAAACCTCGCTGAGCAAAATGCGATGTTTTATATCGGTGATTGCCCTGATTTCACGCCAGATCATTGGCTAGAAGAAGGGGACAGCATCATGTGTGGGAACATCAAGTTTGATGTGCTGCATTGCCCTGGTCATACACCCGGCCACATTGTTTTTGTGAACCACGCTGACAAACTTATTTCCATGGGAGATGTATTGTTTAAAGGTGGTGTCGGGCGCAGTGATTTCCCTCGCGGTAATCATCAAGATCTTATCGCATCGATTAAAAACAAGTTGCTGCCTCTTGGCGATGATTATCACTTTATTCCGGGGCACGGCCCGATGTCCACATTAGGACATGAACGGATTAGTAATCCTTTTTTACAGGATGAATTACCGGTTTGGTGATTTTCAGTAAATATAAATTATAGCTACATAATAAAGCCCCTTATATGGGGCTTTATTATTTTTATTTAAAACTATCTCCTAATTAATGATTAGTCATCTAGCTATATTCTCTATCTTTGATATTTTCAATTATTAATAATTGAAATTTTAATTATTAAATAACTATTATCTATATATCAGAGGTATAAATGCCAAAGCCAAATATTGAATTACATTTTTCTCAAAGTGATTTTGTAAAACATTCCAACCAGTACGATAAAAAAGGTGGGTTATTTTCCGTAAATAATGCCAAAACTAGCGACCTAAAAAAAATGGTTACATGGAATGGTATAGATTATTCTCTATCGGATGGATACTGTTATGGGTTCTCAAGTGCTTTTCTATCGTATAGTTCAATAGGCAAAGGGGACGATTATTTAAATGCGATGAAGTCATTAATTGATATTGCTAATGATGAAAGCGTTTATGAAAATAAATACGATAAAATAAGAATCAAAGCTTTAAAAAAACATGCTGGAATATTACTTAATGAGCACATGCAGG
The Providencia alcalifaciens DNA segment above includes these coding regions:
- the cmoM gene encoding tRNA uridine 5-oxyacetic acid(34) methyltransferase CmoM, with amino-acid sequence MADRNFDDIVDKFAKNIYGTTKGKIREAVVWQDLTQLLETHFQGQTLRILDAGGGEGHFSRQLAAMGHQVILCDLSEEMLERASVLADEQGISENISFVHCAVQNVAQHLDEPVDFVLFHAVLEWISDQKYALEQLAEIIRPEGIFSVMFYNANGLVMRNAILGNFHLATPHIQRRRKRSLSPQNPLFPQQVDEWLIGCGMDILGKSGVRVFHDYLQSRQLQQKDFPALLALEQQYCREEPYISMGRYIHVMARKQTQKDDL
- the mukF gene encoding chromosome partition protein MukF, which codes for MSDFSQTVPELVSWARKNDFAISLPAERLAFLLAVAVLNSERVNGEMSEGELVDAFREVCKGFEQTTESLAVRANNAINDMVRQKIFNRFASDIVEGNAIYRLTPLGIGISDYYIRQREFSTLRLSMQLSIVAGELQRAAESAEEGGDEFYWHRHVFAPLKYSVAEIFDSIDLSQRIMDEQQNSVKDDIAALLNQDWQAAIANCEQLLSETSGTLRELQDTLEAAGDKLQANLLRIQEANMNAPQFSEMVDRLIFDLQNKLDRIVSWGQQSIDLWIGYDRHVHKFIRTAIDMDKNRIFSQRLRQSVQQYLDSPWALTYANADRLFDMRDEELALHDQEVMGELPPDLEFEEFSELNDQLAALIEAQLAFYKTDNKPLDVGHVLQSYLTQYPQKRHFDVARIIIDQAVKLGIAEADLAGLPAEWRAINDHGAKVQAHVIDKY
- the mukE gene encoding chromosome partition protein MukE gives rise to the protein MSSTNIEQFMPVKLAQALANPIFPELDSQLRAGRHISIDDLDNHAFLMDFQESLEQFYARYNVELIRAPEGFFYLRPRSSTLIPRSVLSELDMMVGKILCYLYLSPERLTNQGVFTSQELFEELLSLADESKLLKFVNQRSTGSDLDKQKLQEKLRTSLNRLRRLGMVYFLQNDSSKFIINESVFRFGADVRSGDNPQEAQLRMIRDGEAVSLEGELSLRDSDEDEADESQDLADSEEDEQE
- the elyC gene encoding envelope biogenesis factor ElyC; the encoded protein is MLFLLKKYLGSLLMPLPLLLIIGGIGLILLWFTRWQKSGKSLVTLSLVIIALLGLQPISDSLLAPVEGQYDKRYELITTNPPKEIKYIVVLGGGFTYNPDWSPSSNLLSNSLPRVTEGVRLYLQHPGSKLIFTGGKASSPISSAEVASMVAQSLGVPATDTIPLTEPKDTQEEAYEVEKIIGKQPFLLVTSANHLPRALKMFTSRGMQPYPAPANQLVITSDLNPWERYIPSAFYFSHSERAWYELIGSIWWHLKPDNTQPIEDNQAE